Proteins co-encoded in one Lineus longissimus chromosome 11, tnLinLong1.2, whole genome shotgun sequence genomic window:
- the LOC135496080 gene encoding uncharacterized protein LOC135496080 isoform X1, with protein sequence MSGNRVTFALDTPGEQDSLRIRSPGNVKPTCRSWNGELQSEPLGIRWYAVMTLVFMDLILSLAGTVCRMPGPGRGDDGLPECIRLAPNATHSLILDIMAVTVAVIVGFLCAKIVVDSVRSRWTKITVIIVGGGPIGLLSALIAAKSNRVQKIIFFEEKHKSALLNRPQQIALDAKSVRFLKNMGVDFDNIEGCWNDNCFFTRIGVFQEYLLDIINQVYEVEWDIRLGRKFTKDSLKELDGVPGRLLAIVCDGTDGHSARWLGLSDEFMPISCKSYGAVAAIERPEQRQVPTPEIKVHGLTFDLTAFNHDYEDEFPINGFHFKIFGSVRNRYMALSIPKCESKMVRTLKVVLDKSIMRSIFQQCFNRYKNESESKINDNLALKSLKFSPRLFEIKISKRLESAVFIEDANIFVITEGDASRCVNFHSGMDINLGIRGLQSLHKFVRMAATAATERSILGALRYKSQHSNQVVQEYLKQGLRESMYT encoded by the exons ATGAGCGGCAATCGAGTGACATTCGCCCTGGATACTCCCGGGGAGCAAGACAGCTTGCGTATACGAAGCCCTGGCAACGTTAAACCAACATGCCGTAGCTGGAACGGCGAACTGCAGTCGGAACCGCTAGGAATACGTTGGTATGCGGTGATGACTCTGGTGTTCATGGATCTGATTCTCTCTCTAGCGGGTACGGTCTGCAGAATGCCTGGGCCGGGGAGAGGGGATGATGGACTACCGGAGTGCATCCGGTTAGCGCCGAATGCCACTCACTCTCTCATCCTTGACATAATGGCTGTGACAGTGGCAGTAATCGTGGGGTTTCTGTGCGCGAAAATAGTCGTGGACTCAGTCCGGTCCAGGTGGACTAAGATAACTGTGATAATAGTCGGCGGAGGGCCTATCGGGCTACTCTCTGCACTCATTGCCGCAAAGAGCAATCGGGttcaaaaaatcattttcttcgaAGAAAAACATAAAAGTGCGCTACTGAATAGGCCACAGCAAATTGCACTGGATGCAAAGAGCGTGAGGTTCTTGAAGAATATGGGTGTGGATTTTGACAATATTGAAGGTTGCTGGAATGACAACTGCTTCTTTACTCGGATAGGAGTCTTCCAGGAGTACCTTTTGGATATTATAAACCAAGTGTACGAGGTGGAATGGGACATACGACTTGGACGAAAG TTCACAAAAGATAGTCTCAAAGAGTTGGATGGTGTTCCTGGTCGTCTCCTGGCAATAGTCTGTGATGGCACTGACGGCCATTCCGCCCGCTGGCTTGGCCTGAGTGATGAGTTTATGCCGATCTCCTGCAAGTCGTATGGTGCGGTGGCGGCCATTGAGCGGCCGGAGCAGCGCCAGGTACCAACCCCAGAGATTAAGGTCCATGGTTTAACATTTGATCTCACAGCATTCAACCATGACTATGAGGACGAATTCCCCATCAATGGATTCCATTTTAAGATATTTGGAAGTGTTAGGAATCGATATATGGCGCTGTCTATACCAAAGTGCGAGTCAAAGATGGTGCGGACTCTAAAAGTAGTGCTAGATAAATCG ATAATGCGGAGTATATTCCAGCAATGTTTTAATCGTTATAAAAATGAGTCGGAGAGCAAAATCAATGACAATCTTGCCCTGAAGAGCCTGAAGTTCAGTCCAAGACTGTTCGAAATCAAGATCTCAAAGCGACTAGAGAGTGCTGTGTTCATAGAAGATGCCAATATATTTGTTATAACTGAAGGGGATGCCAGTAGATGCGTCAATTTCCACTCAG GTATGGATATCAACCTCGGTATTCGTGGTCTCCAGTCTCTCCACAAGTTCGTGCGAATGGCGGCCACGGCCGCCACGGAACGTTCCATCCTTGGTGCATTGCGATACAAATCACAACATTCAAATCAGGTAGTTCAGGAGTATCTAAAACAAGGACTGAGGGAGAGCATGTACACGTAA
- the LOC135496079 gene encoding macrophage mannose receptor 1-like, giving the protein MDVSIGWISGFVIFFALTGSSEALPCLPPSVIYEPSREHRICYTFNNTDVLGETADASCKYVGGHAVQIYNADIFNFLKNIPSTFFTKSDYWVGIKPPRWIWVDRNDSLNLDDEIWASDRPDMTNIHRRRCVASDANGWIDADCEDQKGFLCEKAALVPSSGDVCDDHSYTLFNSACYKHYSTQESFFTAKKKCKAENTTLARLDTKEKVEKLLPVITTISSPVWFGLFVEKWTWVNGNEVAYLPWKEDEPKDWDKQCVIAKISDAQAWTPESCSNKKGLLCEHVHSLPCSPNDLKYTRRRGQKISQKVSRSYSVAARSIMDCVTICTTQHGCLCTAVEYSASSGECMVLPGAVVDVNTRFVAATGVDTMIILN; this is encoded by the exons ATGGACGTTTCGATTGGATGGATTAGCGGCTTTGTCATCTTTTTCGCTCTGACTGGGTCATCGGAAG CGCTGCCATGCCTCCCTCCCAGCGTCATCTACGAGCCCTCCCGAGAGCACAGAATCTGCTACACATTCAACAACACTGATGTCTTAGGGGAGACGGCCGACGCTTCGTGCAAGTACGTCGGTGGGCATGCCGTCCAGATCTACAACGCagatatttttaattttcttaagaatatacCGTCAACGTTCTTTAC AAAAAGCGATTACTGGGTCGGGATAAAACCACCGCGCTGGATCTGGGTGGACCGCAATGACTCGCTTAACCTCGACGATGAAATCTGGGCATCGGATAGGCCAGATATGACCAACATCCATCGTCGACGCTGTGTAGCCAGTGATGCTAATGGGTGGATTGATGCCGACTGTGAAGATCAAAAGGGATTTCTTTGCGAGAAAGCTGCGCTGGTTCCTTCGTCAGGCGATGTATGCGACGACCATAGTTACACCCTCTTCAATTCCGCATGCTACAAGCACTATTCCACCCAAGAAAGCTTCTTCACGGCGAAGAAGAAGTGCAAGGCGGAGAACACTACTTTAGCAAGGCTGGATACCAAGGAGAAGGTGGAAAAATTATTGCCAGTGATAACAACTATCAG TTCACCGGTCTGGTTTGGTCTCTTCGTGGAGAAATGGACTTGGGTGAATGGGAACGAAGTGGCCTACCTTCCGTGGAAGGAAGATGAGCCGAAGGACTGGGATAAGCAATGTGTGATAGCCAAGATAAGTGATGCCCAGGCCTGGACTCCGGAGTCTTGCAGTAACAAGAAGGGCCTTCTCTGTGAACACG TTCATTCTCTGCCTTGTTCGCCGAATGACCTCAAGTACACAAGGCGGCGGGGCCAGAAGATATCTCAGAAGGTATCGAGAAGCTATTCCGTAGCAGCTAGGAGCATCATGGATTGCGTCACCATTTGCACCACACAACATGGCTGCCTGTGCACTGCCGTTGAGTACAGCGCCTCTAGCGGAGAATGTATGGTGTTACCGGGAGCCGTAGTTGATGTAAACACAAGGTTTGTTGCTGCTACTGGTGTGGATACCATGATCATATTGAATTGA
- the LOC135496080 gene encoding uncharacterized protein LOC135496080 isoform X2, whose translation MDLFWCRVESGPFTTKGCMNASQSDMRNSTIDVQQEGPCSCPCVSPYQISQSSVGYFVLLTALVVVFFSLTRNTLEDVIERISRVTVIVVGAGPIGLLSVLIALRSGKASRIILFEQMKKSELMSRPQQIGLDKKSVVFLQTLDIDFDNMEGCWQNDTFITRLVVFQEYIMDILHQNNHEEIPIHLRLGQKFTKDSLKELDGVPGRLLAIVCDGTDGHSARWLGLSDEFMPISCKSYGAVAAIERPEQRQVPTPEIKVHGLTFDLTAFNHDYEDEFPINGFHFKIFGSVRNRYMALSIPKCESKMVRTLKVVLDKSIMRSIFQQCFNRYKNESESKINDNLALKSLKFSPRLFEIKISKRLESAVFIEDANIFVITEGDASRCVNFHSGMDINLGIRGLQSLHKFVRMAATAATERSILGALRYKSQHSNQVVQEYLKQGLRESMYT comes from the exons ATGGATTTATTCTGGTGCAGAGTGGAGTCGGGTCCGTTTACCACCAAAGGTTGTATGAACGCGTCCCAGAGCGATATGAGAAATTCAACAATTGACGTCCAACAAGAGGGACCATGTTCCTGTCCGTGTGTATCGCCTTACCAGATCTCTCAATCGTCAGTCGGGTACTTTGTCCTCCTGACTGCTTTAGTTGTAGTCTTTTTCAGCCTGACTCGGAATACCTTAGAGGATGTAATAGAAAGAATATCGCGTGTGACTGTCATTGTTGTAGGAGCAGGGCCTATCGGGCTCCTCTCCGTCCTCATAGCATTACGATCAGGGAAGGCTTCCAGGATAATACTCTTTGAACAAATGAAGAAATCTGAGCTGATGTCAAGGCCGCAGCAAATAGGCCTGGACAAGAAAAGTGTTGTATTTCTCCAAACtcttgatattgattttgacaatATGGAAGGATGCTGGCAAAATGATACATTTATCACGCGTTTGGTGGTGTTTCAAGAATACATCATGGATATACTGCACCAAAACAACCACGAGGAAATACCAATTCATCTACGCTTGGGACAAAAG TTCACAAAAGATAGTCTCAAAGAGTTGGATGGTGTTCCTGGTCGTCTCCTGGCAATAGTCTGTGATGGCACTGACGGCCATTCCGCCCGCTGGCTTGGCCTGAGTGATGAGTTTATGCCGATCTCCTGCAAGTCGTATGGTGCGGTGGCGGCCATTGAGCGGCCGGAGCAGCGCCAGGTACCAACCCCAGAGATTAAGGTCCATGGTTTAACATTTGATCTCACAGCATTCAACCATGACTATGAGGACGAATTCCCCATCAATGGATTCCATTTTAAGATATTTGGAAGTGTTAGGAATCGATATATGGCGCTGTCTATACCAAAGTGCGAGTCAAAGATGGTGCGGACTCTAAAAGTAGTGCTAGATAAATCG ATAATGCGGAGTATATTCCAGCAATGTTTTAATCGTTATAAAAATGAGTCGGAGAGCAAAATCAATGACAATCTTGCCCTGAAGAGCCTGAAGTTCAGTCCAAGACTGTTCGAAATCAAGATCTCAAAGCGACTAGAGAGTGCTGTGTTCATAGAAGATGCCAATATATTTGTTATAACTGAAGGGGATGCCAGTAGATGCGTCAATTTCCACTCAG GTATGGATATCAACCTCGGTATTCGTGGTCTCCAGTCTCTCCACAAGTTCGTGCGAATGGCGGCCACGGCCGCCACGGAACGTTCCATCCTTGGTGCATTGCGATACAAATCACAACATTCAAATCAGGTAGTTCAGGAGTATCTAAAACAAGGACTGAGGGAGAGCATGTACACGTAA